A genomic window from Periweissella cryptocerci includes:
- the recQ gene encoding DNA helicase RecQ produces the protein MQTAQEVLKTVYGYDDFREGQADIINAVLAGKRTLGIMPTGGGKSITYQIPALMLDGITMVVSPLISLMKNQVDELVTAGISATMINSSLTTAEYQERIDGLEHEAYKLFFVAPERLDDPYFYQLIQRLPLDLVVIDEVHVLSQWGHDFRPSYLRAVAAIDNLANLPNVMALTATATERVQADLERILHIEATVKTGFARANLAIKIEKGLSNSEKQRFIVDYVAEHQEDVGIIYAGTRKKVDELAAILKARGIKAGRYHAGMGDAEREQAQNDFLYDELDVIVATNAFGMGINKTNVRYVIHLTMPGSIESYYQEIGRAGRDGLPSESILLYSSADIRLQRFFIDNSDNQEPEYRQNELTKLREMTNFASTAMCLQRYIIQYFGQDMENCGKCSNCTDTRELVDMTEAAQKVMSNIIRMNSKTNGTYSRTQVVNVLRGRLPENMAWTHFDELPTYGLMDRWTLKNLNAFVDSLVADGYLNVAGEFNGLQVSTTGADVLKGEQTVMQREQRKVSGTSNPRVKTEAGGPMFEKLRELRLEIAREKGIPPFMVFSDQVLMNLVRAHPTTLNELLDVSGIGEKKADQYGGEFLAVLNEEL, from the coding sequence ATGCAAACAGCACAAGAAGTATTAAAAACTGTTTATGGTTATGACGATTTCCGTGAGGGCCAAGCTGATATTATCAACGCTGTGTTAGCTGGTAAACGAACACTTGGAATCATGCCAACTGGTGGTGGGAAATCAATCACTTATCAAATTCCAGCATTGATGTTGGACGGAATTACGATGGTTGTTTCACCACTAATTTCCTTGATGAAGAATCAAGTTGATGAATTGGTGACGGCGGGAATTAGTGCGACGATGATTAATAGTTCGCTGACAACCGCGGAGTATCAAGAACGGATTGATGGGTTAGAACATGAAGCGTACAAGCTTTTTTTTGTGGCACCAGAACGGTTAGATGATCCGTATTTTTATCAGTTAATTCAACGGTTACCATTGGATTTGGTCGTGATTGATGAAGTCCACGTCTTATCACAGTGGGGGCATGATTTTCGGCCTAGTTATTTACGGGCGGTTGCCGCAATTGATAATTTAGCTAATTTGCCAAACGTGATGGCGCTGACTGCGACCGCGACAGAACGGGTGCAAGCGGATTTGGAACGAATTTTGCACATTGAAGCGACCGTTAAAACCGGTTTTGCCCGGGCGAATTTAGCGATTAAGATTGAAAAAGGCCTGTCTAATTCGGAAAAACAACGTTTCATCGTCGATTATGTTGCGGAGCATCAAGAAGATGTCGGTATTATTTATGCGGGAACGCGGAAAAAAGTCGATGAACTTGCAGCAATTCTAAAGGCGCGTGGGATTAAAGCGGGACGTTATCATGCTGGGATGGGTGATGCGGAACGGGAACAAGCGCAAAATGATTTCTTGTATGATGAACTAGATGTTATCGTAGCAACAAATGCGTTTGGGATGGGAATTAATAAAACCAATGTCCGTTACGTTATCCACTTGACGATGCCTGGCAGTATCGAAAGCTATTATCAAGAAATTGGCCGTGCCGGTCGTGATGGTTTACCAAGTGAATCAATTTTGCTTTACTCATCAGCCGATATTCGGTTACAACGTTTCTTTATTGATAATAGTGATAACCAAGAACCAGAATATCGCCAAAATGAACTTACTAAGTTACGCGAAATGACTAACTTTGCCTCAACCGCAATGTGTCTACAACGTTATATTATTCAGTATTTCGGGCAAGACATGGAAAACTGTGGCAAGTGTAGTAATTGTACTGATACGCGTGAACTTGTGGATATGACCGAAGCGGCGCAAAAAGTCATGAGTAACATTATCCGGATGAACAGCAAAACTAACGGAACATACAGTCGGACACAAGTCGTGAATGTGTTACGTGGCCGTTTACCAGAAAATATGGCTTGGACACATTTTGATGAGTTGCCAACCTATGGCTTGATGGATCGTTGGACATTGAAAAACTTGAATGCATTTGTCGATTCCTTAGTAGCTGATGGGTATTTAAATGTGGCTGGTGAATTCAATGGTTTACAGGTATCAACAACTGGTGCCGATGTCTTGAAGGGGGAACAGACCGTCATGCAGCGTGAACAACGCAAGGTATCTGGAACTAGTAATCCTCGGGTTAAGACTGAAGCGGGTGGACCAATGTTTGAAAAACTCCGTGAATTACGTTTAGAAATTGCGCGTGAAAAAGGCATTCCACCGTTCATGGTTTTCTCTGATCAGGTACTAATGAATTTAGTTCGTGCGCACCCGACAACACTAAATGAACTCCTCGATGTTAGTGGTATTGGTGAAAAGAAAGCCGATCAGTACGGCGGCGAATTTTTGGCAGTTTTGAATGAAGAGCTTTAA
- a CDS encoding YdeI/OmpD-associated family protein, with protein MAAVNINPKVDEFVANTKVWQAEIIKLRQLLLASELQEDYKWRKPTYSYNEQNLFGILPLKNHLSLLFMKGSVLDDPAGLLIQPTEDSQVQRQMRFTSLDDLLAKEGTVVAYIAAAVAAEKAGIQPVYAEPKAIPTPLELQTMLDDNDELHTAFDRLTPGRQKAYKRYFGDAKQSATRVARIEKFIPKILAGKGLAD; from the coding sequence ATGGCCGCAGTTAACATTAATCCAAAAGTTGATGAGTTTGTCGCAAATACAAAAGTTTGGCAAGCTGAAATAATTAAATTACGCCAGCTACTATTAGCTTCAGAATTACAAGAAGACTACAAGTGGCGAAAGCCAACGTACTCATACAATGAACAAAATCTATTTGGTATCTTACCATTGAAGAATCACCTATCACTGCTGTTCATGAAGGGGTCAGTACTTGATGATCCAGCTGGTCTACTAATCCAGCCAACTGAAGATTCACAAGTACAACGCCAAATGCGTTTTACAAGCTTGGATGACTTGCTTGCAAAAGAAGGTACAGTGGTCGCGTACATCGCGGCCGCAGTTGCCGCAGAAAAAGCTGGTATCCAACCAGTCTATGCAGAACCTAAAGCGATTCCAACACCATTGGAATTACAAACGATGTTAGATGATAATGACGAGCTACACACGGCTTTTGATCGATTGACACCTGGTCGCCAAAAAGCTTACAAGCGGTATTTTGGGGATGCAAAGCAGTCAGCAACACGGGTTGCGCGAATTGAAAAATTCATTCCCAAAATTTTAGCGGGAAAAGGATTAGCAGATTAA
- a CDS encoding TetR/AcrR family transcriptional regulator: MEVKKEDARVRKTKQAIVSALNTLLETKNITEISVQEISSVAGINKTTFYNYYTDVNKLVKTIEDQVYADIVVYVDQVQATDPIEIMASMFEYFDENADYVTLLFKSQATISSDNRLQNLFEQEFEAEWMTLMPGVDKMEAEYQIYFAISGFIGIAKKWILAGRPGSVKKVTKLAETIILRGMNTVTVTPDNKKLRDAQHKLAKLEEAKAKQLAEFDRKKAEIMIDLGTE; encoded by the coding sequence ATGGAAGTCAAAAAAGAAGATGCACGCGTACGCAAAACGAAGCAAGCTATTGTGAGTGCGTTGAATACGCTATTGGAAACAAAAAATATTACTGAAATTTCAGTACAAGAAATTTCAAGTGTGGCTGGAATTAATAAAACAACTTTCTATAATTACTACACTGATGTGAATAAATTAGTAAAAACGATTGAAGATCAGGTTTACGCAGACATTGTGGTGTATGTTGATCAAGTTCAAGCGACTGATCCAATTGAAATTATGGCATCAATGTTTGAGTATTTTGATGAAAATGCTGATTATGTGACGCTACTGTTTAAAAGTCAGGCGACCATTTCATCTGACAATCGGCTACAAAATTTATTTGAACAAGAATTTGAAGCTGAGTGGATGACGTTGATGCCGGGTGTTGACAAAATGGAGGCCGAATATCAAATCTACTTTGCGATTTCAGGTTTCATTGGAATTGCTAAAAAGTGGATTCTAGCTGGACGCCCAGGAAGCGTTAAAAAGGTTACGAAATTGGCGGAAACCATCATTCTACGCGGGATGAATACGGTGACGGTAACGCCTGATAATAAAAAATTGCGAGATGCTCAGCATAAACTGGCAAAGTTAGAGGAAGCCAAAGCAAAGCAACTAGCAGAATTTGATCGAAAAAAAGCTGAAATTATGATTGATTTGGGTACAGAATAA